The Verrucomicrobium spinosum DSM 4136 = JCM 18804 genome includes a region encoding these proteins:
- a CDS encoding VWA domain-containing protein, translated as MNEKLTAYALNELPPDERAALEQQMTLDPALREEAEAMKVFCSLLKEQVGENAGPSAPEQEELTGDQRSQVLKAFLNTPRKVVRPPFWKRAEFISTAIAAGLALTLLVPSGVLIERRQDMPEAAARSNASEGITVTRAEPAPKELETTVKKKNRTLPAEVRSSSVAGKIELQDERFRDTTNAEGEDRKSLLGGVPAAPLALPTAPPAPITAPQLVTSSSGAGATNGAGTAEIKIEQSGKGQPMASTAPAPESAGSVAASPPPSGVAGHMLDALPPARTFKAREAQLAETPADLMERAKQAAAAVPAKPLAKAAPITSTSASTSGVTAAGAATAPAAPSSPDPLAAAPVMLDATPQLGTPAEGASARARQPAQPAAGAKAQPGVTITTGSNFYVGTDSTKADKDAGRTGDTTRFGRGLPPEVTEPLRQRESVSAGETYTPIYENPFMAVAQEPLSTFSIDVDTASYANVRRFLNSGQRPPADAVRLEELINYFPYAYEGPTDDRPFGVQVDMAEAPWKPEHRLARIAIKGRVNQQERAPANFVFLVDVSGSMDEPDKLPLVKQSLRMLTERLSTKDRVAIVTYAGSTAVILPSTAGTEKSRIIEAIDGLGAGGSTNGAGGIRLAYEQAQQHFQKEGVNRVILCTDGDFNVGISSPGELQKLIEEKAKSRVFLSVLGFGAGNLKDRTMETLADKGNGNYAYIDSLSEARKVLVEQMNATLVTIAKDVKIQVEFNPAQVQAYRLLGYENRVLAKQDFNNDRKDAGEIGEGHTVTALYEIVPANVKLPDGRPLVDDLKYADTPAAPAAVPAQAAKAGPASNETMTVKLRYKQPLADTSVLMEVPVVDKEKKMADAPGDFKFAASVAGFGMMLRNSQHAGELNWEQIRQLALSGKGSDDLGYRGEFLQLIDKARGIVTDRPQ; from the coding sequence ATGAACGAAAAACTCACTGCCTACGCGCTCAATGAACTGCCTCCGGACGAACGGGCAGCTCTGGAGCAGCAGATGACCCTGGATCCCGCCCTGCGCGAGGAAGCCGAAGCCATGAAGGTCTTTTGCAGCCTCCTCAAGGAGCAAGTGGGGGAGAACGCTGGTCCATCCGCTCCCGAGCAAGAGGAGCTGACCGGCGATCAACGCAGCCAGGTGCTCAAGGCATTCCTCAACACGCCTCGCAAAGTCGTGCGCCCCCCGTTCTGGAAGCGGGCCGAGTTCATCTCCACGGCCATCGCTGCGGGCCTGGCCCTGACGCTGCTGGTCCCCAGCGGCGTGCTCATTGAGCGCAGGCAGGACATGCCGGAAGCGGCTGCCCGGTCGAATGCGTCCGAGGGAATCACCGTGACGCGTGCAGAACCAGCGCCCAAAGAACTGGAAACGACCGTGAAGAAGAAAAATCGCACGCTCCCCGCGGAGGTGCGCTCATCCAGCGTGGCTGGCAAGATCGAGCTCCAGGATGAGCGGTTCAGGGATACTACCAATGCCGAGGGAGAGGACAGAAAGTCTCTCCTGGGCGGTGTCCCGGCAGCCCCGCTGGCACTGCCCACCGCGCCTCCCGCCCCGATCACCGCCCCTCAACTCGTGACCAGCAGCAGCGGGGCAGGAGCTACCAACGGGGCGGGAACCGCTGAAATCAAAATAGAGCAGTCTGGCAAGGGACAACCGATGGCCAGCACCGCGCCTGCCCCAGAGTCGGCCGGGTCCGTGGCCGCGAGCCCCCCGCCCTCTGGCGTTGCGGGCCACATGCTGGATGCCCTGCCCCCGGCACGCACCTTCAAGGCCAGGGAAGCGCAGCTCGCCGAAACGCCCGCAGATCTGATGGAGCGCGCCAAGCAGGCAGCCGCCGCAGTTCCGGCCAAGCCCCTCGCCAAAGCGGCACCCATCACCAGCACCAGCGCCAGCACCAGCGGTGTGACCGCCGCGGGAGCAGCGACCGCTCCCGCAGCACCGTCCAGTCCAGACCCTCTGGCAGCCGCACCCGTCATGCTGGATGCGACCCCTCAACTGGGCACGCCAGCGGAAGGCGCCTCCGCGAGAGCCCGTCAGCCGGCCCAACCGGCTGCAGGTGCAAAGGCGCAACCGGGCGTGACCATCACGACAGGATCAAACTTCTACGTGGGGACCGACAGCACGAAGGCAGACAAAGACGCCGGCCGCACGGGTGACACGACCAGGTTCGGCCGGGGTCTCCCCCCCGAAGTTACTGAACCCCTCCGCCAGAGAGAAAGTGTCTCCGCAGGGGAAACCTACACGCCCATCTACGAGAACCCCTTCATGGCCGTAGCCCAGGAGCCTCTCTCCACCTTCTCCATCGATGTGGACACGGCCTCCTACGCCAATGTCCGCCGCTTCCTCAACAGCGGCCAGCGCCCGCCTGCGGATGCGGTGCGGCTGGAGGAGCTCATCAATTATTTCCCCTATGCCTACGAAGGCCCCACGGATGACAGGCCCTTCGGAGTGCAGGTGGACATGGCCGAAGCCCCCTGGAAACCCGAGCACCGCCTGGCCCGCATCGCCATCAAAGGCCGCGTGAACCAGCAAGAGCGCGCCCCGGCCAACTTTGTCTTCCTGGTGGATGTGTCAGGTTCGATGGACGAGCCAGACAAGCTCCCCCTGGTGAAGCAGTCCCTGCGCATGCTCACGGAGCGCCTTTCCACAAAGGATCGCGTGGCCATCGTCACCTACGCAGGCTCCACCGCCGTCATCTTGCCCTCCACGGCGGGTACGGAGAAGTCCCGGATCATCGAGGCGATTGACGGCCTGGGAGCCGGTGGCTCCACCAACGGCGCTGGCGGCATCCGCCTGGCCTATGAACAGGCGCAGCAGCACTTCCAGAAAGAAGGCGTCAACCGCGTCATCTTGTGCACCGATGGCGACTTCAACGTCGGCATCAGCAGCCCCGGGGAGCTGCAGAAGCTGATCGAGGAGAAAGCCAAGTCCCGGGTGTTCCTCAGCGTGCTGGGCTTCGGCGCCGGCAACCTGAAGGACCGCACCATGGAGACCCTGGCCGACAAGGGTAACGGAAACTACGCCTACATCGACAGCCTCAGCGAGGCCCGCAAGGTCCTGGTGGAGCAGATGAACGCCACCCTCGTGACCATCGCCAAGGATGTGAAGATCCAGGTGGAGTTCAACCCCGCCCAGGTGCAGGCGTATCGTCTGCTCGGCTACGAGAATCGCGTGCTGGCCAAGCAGGACTTCAACAACGACCGCAAGGACGCGGGTGAGATTGGCGAAGGACACACCGTCACCGCCCTCTATGAGATCGTTCCTGCCAACGTGAAGCTCCCCGACGGACGCCCCCTGGTGGATGACCTTAAATACGCCGACACCCCCGCCGCTCCCGCAGCCGTGCCTGCCCAGGCGGCAAAGGCGGGCCCCGCCAGCAACGAGACCATGACCGTGAAGCTCCGCTACAAGCAGCCCCTCGCCGATACCAGCGTGCTCATGGAGGTGCCCGTGGTGGACAAGGAGAAGAAAATGGCCGACGCACCCGGAGACTTCAAGTTCGCCGCCTCCGTCGCAGGGTTTGGGATGATGCTGCGGAATTCGCAACACGCTGGAGAGCTCAACTGGGAACAGATTCGACAGCTTGCCCTCTCCGGCAAAGGCTCCGATGACCTGGGCTATCGCGGTGAATTCCTGCAACTCATCGACAAGGCCCGCGGCATTGTCACCGACCGTCCGCAGTAG
- a CDS encoding RNA polymerase sigma factor: MPAEHLMSQRDPDHAFLLAALERYERPVIRYAFGIVGEINQARDIAQDVFIKLSQSLATLDRERLAPWLFTVCRNRALDHQRKHQRLVPMDLEVLDQESANTPLPSAELEQKELAQQLRQWLHQLPEKQREAVRLKFEADLSYKEISEALKTSVGNVGTLIHLGVANLRERWLALNA; encoded by the coding sequence ATGCCCGCTGAACATCTCATGAGCCAACGTGACCCTGATCATGCGTTCCTCCTCGCCGCGCTCGAACGTTACGAGCGCCCCGTCATTCGCTATGCGTTTGGCATCGTGGGAGAGATCAACCAGGCTCGCGACATCGCCCAGGATGTCTTCATCAAGCTGAGCCAGTCGCTGGCCACGCTGGATCGCGAGCGCCTGGCCCCGTGGCTTTTCACGGTGTGCCGCAACCGCGCTCTGGATCACCAGCGCAAACATCAACGTCTTGTTCCCATGGACCTCGAAGTTCTCGACCAGGAATCTGCCAACACTCCCCTGCCCTCGGCGGAGCTGGAGCAGAAGGAGCTGGCGCAGCAGTTGCGCCAGTGGCTGCACCAGCTGCCCGAGAAACAAAGGGAGGCCGTCCGCCTCAAATTCGAGGCCGACCTCAGCTACAAGGAGATCAGCGAGGCCCTCAAGACCAGCGTGGGCAACGTCGGAACCCTCATCCACCTCGGAGTGGCCAATCTCCGCGAACGCTGGCTCGCCCTGAATGCCTGA
- a CDS encoding PH domain-containing protein, with protein MSHPRYFLPDHPALTEVYSKADLRAMLQSGELSRSEIVVDDETGLGHLLGDLLAAPYPDVTGTPMLTTTGSRPRPPLKQEFRADTPLTRSLPPENVRLHKDADDRDDDDEGDDGFDDEPPAEDCEEDEDDLDERDLFSYSRPVSRQTPPQPLSHRPAGLDDEPEDLFLEPRLSPPAPVLPTSPSLQAEEFSPPAGPTLPSRGGEEILFLGHPSWFAYPKSLAVSFACLGGAAFCITQQYGLEWIVLLGSIAALILVFVSLDRTTTTYFVTTRRVEMEFGLVGRNSKEVRIADIRAIDVRQKSYAALLGIGNVDFDSSASPGAEVRFKDVRRPHDIKQLVRQLQG; from the coding sequence ATGAGCCACCCCCGCTACTTCCTCCCAGACCACCCGGCTCTGACGGAAGTCTATAGCAAGGCGGATCTCCGCGCGATGCTCCAGAGCGGGGAGCTCAGCCGCAGTGAGATCGTGGTGGATGATGAGACGGGGCTGGGCCATCTGCTGGGTGACCTGCTCGCCGCCCCCTATCCCGATGTGACCGGGACGCCGATGCTGACGACCACCGGCTCCCGGCCCCGCCCCCCTCTCAAACAGGAATTCCGCGCTGACACGCCCCTCACCCGATCCCTGCCGCCCGAGAACGTGCGGCTTCACAAGGACGCGGATGACCGGGACGACGATGATGAAGGGGACGATGGCTTCGACGATGAGCCTCCCGCTGAGGACTGTGAGGAGGACGAAGATGACCTTGATGAGCGGGATCTCTTTTCCTACTCCAGACCGGTCAGCCGGCAGACCCCGCCTCAACCGCTGTCCCATCGCCCGGCCGGTCTGGATGACGAGCCGGAGGACCTTTTCCTAGAACCCCGCCTCTCTCCTCCAGCCCCGGTCCTGCCCACTTCACCTTCGCTACAGGCGGAGGAGTTCAGCCCCCCGGCGGGCCCCACCCTGCCCTCCCGCGGTGGCGAGGAGATCCTCTTTCTGGGGCACCCCAGCTGGTTCGCCTATCCCAAGTCTCTGGCGGTTTCGTTTGCCTGCCTGGGCGGTGCGGCCTTCTGCATCACCCAGCAGTACGGGCTGGAGTGGATCGTCCTGCTCGGTTCCATCGCCGCGCTCATCCTGGTCTTCGTCTCTCTGGACCGCACCACCACCACCTACTTCGTGACCACGCGGCGTGTGGAGATGGAGTTCGGGCTGGTGGGCAGGAACTCAAAGGAGGTGCGCATCGCGGACATTCGCGCCATCGACGTGCGGCAAAAAAGTTACGCAGCCCTCCTTGGCATCGGCAATGTGGACTTCGACTCTTCCGCCAGCCCGGGTGCGGAGGTGCGCTTCAAGGACGTGCGCCGTCCGCATGACATCAAGCAGCTCGTCCGCCAGCTCCAGGGTTGA
- a CDS encoding YbjN domain-containing protein, translated as MSALHATVLTAFKNKGWAYREVSEMEVVESNFEAYHTKVPVHVQSYGEMHVLGVVATASVNVPHTHKSRAAELLMRVNRDLNLGNFELDWDQGTVVFRQGQVFSKHRYDESIIINLVHNAIAEMDRMTPYLAELCKSTAAMLPLLDLQQLLRREDLLPVVPEDDEDEEKPLQA; from the coding sequence ATGTCCGCACTCCACGCTACTGTCCTGACTGCCTTTAAAAACAAGGGTTGGGCCTACCGGGAAGTATCAGAGATGGAGGTGGTGGAATCCAACTTCGAGGCCTACCACACCAAGGTCCCCGTGCATGTGCAGAGCTACGGCGAGATGCACGTGCTGGGCGTGGTGGCCACGGCCTCCGTCAACGTGCCCCATACGCACAAGAGCCGCGCCGCAGAGCTGCTCATGCGCGTGAACCGCGACCTGAACCTGGGCAACTTCGAGCTCGACTGGGATCAGGGCACGGTCGTCTTCCGCCAGGGGCAGGTGTTCTCCAAGCACCGCTACGATGAGAGCATCATCATCAATCTGGTGCACAACGCCATCGCCGAGATGGACCGCATGACGCCGTACCTGGCGGAACTGTGCAAATCCACAGCCGCCATGCTGCCGCTGCTGGATCTGCAACAGCTCCTCCGCCGGGAGGACCTGCTGCCCGTGGTGCCAGAGGATGATGAGGATGAAGAGAAGCCTTTGCAGGCTTGA
- a CDS encoding DUF4339 domain-containing protein yields the protein MDWHYEKDGSSAGPVSEAQLQAMRASGEINGHTRVWKAGWPDWQQASQVWPDEQPATAQGLVAPCSECNRFYPASELMRIDNVEVCPTCKPTVIDKLRQGVTLGAGPWQDGKQMVVMKDTPLPDKCFKCGAPPVKVVKKTLTWHHPLIYLAILPGMLIYIIVALCVRKTAKVAIPLCRDCKRARTRKLALTWLGSLSGLGLIFWGIALGQTDPSLTGIFAISGAILLLASLLWVALAQTVVPKKIDKTHAWLAKGAHSVLETLPQWRG from the coding sequence ATGGATTGGCATTATGAAAAGGATGGCAGCTCAGCAGGTCCCGTGAGCGAGGCGCAACTGCAGGCGATGAGGGCAAGTGGGGAAATCAATGGCCACACCCGGGTCTGGAAGGCGGGCTGGCCGGACTGGCAGCAGGCGTCCCAAGTATGGCCCGACGAGCAACCAGCCACGGCTCAGGGACTGGTCGCGCCCTGTTCGGAGTGCAACCGGTTCTACCCTGCGTCTGAACTGATGCGAATCGACAACGTGGAGGTGTGCCCCACCTGCAAGCCGACCGTGATCGACAAGCTCCGCCAGGGCGTCACCCTGGGGGCCGGGCCATGGCAGGATGGGAAGCAGATGGTCGTCATGAAGGACACACCGCTGCCGGACAAGTGCTTCAAATGCGGTGCCCCGCCGGTGAAGGTGGTGAAGAAAACCCTCACCTGGCACCATCCTCTCATCTACCTCGCCATCCTCCCCGGCATGCTGATCTACATCATCGTCGCTCTCTGCGTGCGGAAGACGGCCAAGGTGGCCATCCCCCTGTGCCGGGACTGCAAACGCGCCCGGACCCGCAAGCTCGCGCTGACCTGGCTTGGATCGCTATCCGGCCTGGGGCTGATTTTCTGGGGCATCGCCCTGGGGCAGACCGATCCCAGCCTGACAGGCATTTTCGCCATCTCCGGTGCCATCCTCCTCCTCGCCAGTCTCCTCTGGGTCGCTCTGGCCCAGACCGTGGTGCCCAAGAAGATCGACAAGACCCACGCCTGGCTCGCCAAGGGAGCACACTCCGTCTTGGAAACCCTGCCCCAATGGCGCGGCTAA
- the thrS gene encoding threonine--tRNA ligase, which translates to MSAERKTLEERAQMSDLERLRHSCAHIMATAILRIWPDAQFAYGPPVESGFYYDFDLKHRITPDDFEKIEAEMKKIAKENQKFEKRVLSREEAIALAESGRLGGLSERPGNASQFKLDLIAKIPEGEEISCYQNGEFLDLCAGPHVNYTSKCKNVKLMSIASAYYMGDESKPQLQRLYGTAFPSSEELAKHLEQLEEAKKRDHRKLGRELQLFAIDEKVGQGLILWLPKGAVIRQELQNFIGEELRKQGYQQVFTPHIGKLELYKTSGHFPYYKESQFSPVVENDELAKAADCGCSCAEVMARLEGVSKKLREEINSRTGQDTITADRVMPEEDLMDGFLLKPMNCPHHIRIYAQSPKSYRDLPVRLAEFGTVYRWEQSGELGGLTRVRGFTQDDAHLFCTEDQVEQEIMGCLSLVKTVLTTLGMSDYRVRVGLRDPDSNKYTGTAESWDKAEASCRKAASTLGVPFTEEPGEAAFYGPKIDFVVKDVIGREWQLGTVQVDYNNPVRFDLTYIGADNAAHRPVMIHRAPFGSMERFTGVLIEHFAGHFPVWLAPEQVRVLTVSEKSDAFANEVLNELKAKGVRVVLDQSSDKIGAKIRNAQIDKIPYMLVIGEKEANSGAVAVRHSKKGDLGVKALGEFVTGLQEEIAERKL; encoded by the coding sequence ATGTCAGCCGAACGCAAGACCCTCGAAGAACGCGCCCAGATGTCCGACCTGGAGCGCCTGCGTCACTCCTGCGCTCACATCATGGCGACAGCCATCCTGCGGATCTGGCCCGACGCGCAGTTTGCCTACGGTCCGCCGGTGGAGAGCGGGTTCTACTACGACTTCGACCTCAAGCATCGCATCACTCCTGACGACTTCGAGAAGATCGAGGCGGAGATGAAGAAGATCGCGAAGGAGAACCAGAAGTTCGAAAAGCGCGTGCTCTCCCGTGAGGAAGCCATCGCCCTGGCAGAGAGCGGCCGTCTGGGCGGGCTCAGTGAGCGTCCGGGCAATGCCTCCCAGTTCAAGCTCGACCTCATTGCCAAGATTCCGGAAGGGGAGGAAATCTCCTGCTACCAGAACGGGGAGTTCCTGGACCTGTGTGCCGGACCTCACGTGAACTACACCTCCAAGTGCAAGAACGTGAAGCTCATGTCCATCGCCAGCGCCTACTACATGGGCGATGAGTCGAAGCCGCAGCTTCAGCGCCTCTATGGCACCGCTTTCCCCTCCAGTGAAGAGCTGGCCAAGCACCTGGAGCAGCTTGAAGAAGCGAAGAAGCGCGACCACCGCAAGCTGGGCCGCGAGCTTCAGCTCTTTGCCATCGATGAGAAGGTGGGCCAGGGCCTCATTCTCTGGCTGCCCAAGGGCGCGGTCATCCGCCAGGAGCTTCAGAACTTCATTGGCGAAGAGCTGCGCAAGCAGGGCTACCAGCAGGTCTTCACCCCGCACATCGGCAAGCTGGAGCTGTACAAGACCAGCGGCCACTTCCCCTACTACAAGGAGAGCCAGTTCAGCCCCGTGGTGGAGAACGACGAGCTCGCCAAGGCGGCCGACTGTGGCTGCTCCTGTGCTGAAGTGATGGCCCGCCTGGAAGGCGTGTCCAAGAAGCTGCGTGAGGAGATCAACTCCCGCACCGGGCAGGACACCATCACCGCAGACCGGGTGATGCCTGAAGAGGACCTCATGGATGGCTTCCTGCTGAAGCCCATGAACTGCCCGCACCACATCCGCATCTACGCGCAGAGCCCCAAGAGCTATCGCGATCTGCCGGTGCGTCTGGCCGAGTTCGGCACCGTGTATCGCTGGGAGCAGAGCGGCGAGCTGGGTGGCCTCACCCGGGTTCGTGGTTTTACCCAGGATGATGCGCACCTCTTCTGCACGGAAGACCAGGTGGAGCAGGAGATCATGGGCTGCCTCAGCCTCGTGAAGACCGTGCTCACCACTCTGGGCATGTCAGACTACCGCGTGCGCGTGGGGCTGCGTGACCCGGACAGCAACAAGTACACGGGCACTGCCGAAAGCTGGGACAAGGCCGAGGCCTCCTGCCGCAAGGCTGCCAGCACCCTCGGTGTGCCCTTCACTGAGGAGCCCGGCGAAGCCGCCTTCTACGGCCCGAAGATCGACTTCGTGGTCAAGGACGTGATCGGTCGCGAGTGGCAGCTCGGCACCGTGCAGGTGGACTACAACAACCCCGTGCGTTTTGACCTCACCTACATCGGTGCGGACAACGCCGCCCACCGCCCGGTGATGATCCACCGTGCGCCCTTCGGCAGCATGGAGCGCTTCACCGGCGTGCTCATCGAGCACTTCGCAGGCCACTTCCCCGTCTGGCTCGCGCCGGAGCAGGTGCGCGTGCTGACCGTGAGTGAGAAGAGCGATGCCTTCGCCAACGAGGTGCTCAACGAGCTCAAGGCCAAAGGCGTGCGCGTGGTGCTGGACCAGTCGTCCGACAAGATCGGTGCCAAGATCCGCAACGCGCAGATCGACAAGATCCCCTACATGCTCGTCATCGGTGAGAAGGAGGCCAACAGCGGTGCCGTCGCCGTGCGCCACTCCAAGAAGGGCGACCTCGGCGTGAAGGCGCTGGGCGAGTTCGTGACCGGCCTTCAGGAAGAGATCGCGGAACGGAAGCTGTAG
- a CDS encoding excinuclease ABC subunit UvrC, whose translation MSFSREKPDLNARLHDVPHLPGIYVMRDRLNRVIYVGKARDLRKRLSSYFMPSRARKADLKTRALIDSIWDFETQLVRNEPEALLLEGRLIKDFRPKYNISFRDDKRFLLVKVQMAEPFPRFTLTRLKKDDGARYFGPFAHSGALRTTLNWMNREFGLRVCRPLNPDEDDYKHCNNDIIKKCSAPCIGRVTQEEYRARIDRACEFLEGKSRDLVTALEEEMKKAAARLDFEKAAELRDMIEDFKKTLRPTRTFERGARTRISSTIDPMRDVAELQEYLGLEEPPLVMECFDIANIGTAHCVASMVRFKNGAPDNANYRRYRIRIVSGQNDFAAMSEVVRRRYSRILLEGRAALGEDAADVSQENPLEAMRRLEEEKPKGVGPKFVTLPNLIIVDGGKGQLSSATKELQRLGLHEVPIIGLAKENEEVYRPDVEQPLLIPHDRGALKLLQRIRDEAHRWANGYHQLLLGRRVEESILDDCPGVSQTRKANLLRHFGSVTRLRKATVEEIAKVQGIGKGLAEEIERFLRERG comes from the coding sequence ATGTCTTTTTCCCGCGAGAAACCCGACCTCAACGCCAGGCTTCATGATGTGCCCCACCTGCCGGGCATCTATGTCATGCGCGACCGCCTGAACCGGGTGATCTACGTGGGCAAGGCCCGTGACCTGCGCAAGCGGCTGAGCAGCTACTTCATGCCCTCCCGCGCACGGAAGGCCGATCTCAAAACGCGGGCGCTCATTGACAGCATCTGGGACTTTGAAACCCAGCTCGTGCGCAATGAGCCGGAGGCCCTCCTGCTGGAAGGTCGCCTCATCAAGGACTTCCGCCCCAAGTACAACATCAGCTTCCGCGACGACAAGCGCTTCCTCCTGGTGAAGGTGCAGATGGCGGAGCCGTTTCCCCGGTTCACGCTCACGCGGTTGAAGAAGGACGACGGTGCCCGGTACTTTGGGCCCTTTGCCCACTCGGGAGCACTGCGCACTACGCTGAACTGGATGAACCGGGAGTTCGGCCTGCGCGTCTGCCGCCCGCTGAATCCGGATGAAGACGACTACAAGCACTGCAACAACGACATCATCAAGAAGTGCTCCGCCCCGTGCATCGGCCGGGTGACGCAGGAGGAGTACCGCGCCCGGATTGACCGCGCGTGTGAATTCCTCGAAGGCAAATCACGCGACCTCGTCACCGCTCTGGAGGAGGAGATGAAGAAGGCGGCCGCCCGGCTCGACTTCGAGAAAGCCGCCGAGCTGCGCGACATGATCGAGGACTTCAAGAAGACGCTGCGCCCCACGCGCACCTTTGAGCGCGGGGCCCGCACCCGCATCTCCAGCACCATCGATCCCATGCGTGATGTGGCCGAGCTTCAAGAGTATCTGGGCCTGGAGGAGCCCCCGCTGGTGATGGAGTGCTTTGACATCGCCAACATCGGCACCGCCCACTGCGTGGCCAGCATGGTCCGATTTAAGAACGGCGCGCCGGACAACGCCAACTACCGCCGCTACCGCATCCGCATCGTCAGCGGGCAGAACGACTTCGCCGCCATGAGCGAGGTGGTGCGCCGTCGCTACTCCCGCATTCTGCTGGAGGGCCGGGCCGCGCTGGGTGAAGACGCCGCCGACGTCTCCCAGGAAAACCCGCTGGAGGCCATGCGCCGGCTGGAGGAGGAAAAGCCCAAGGGCGTGGGCCCCAAGTTTGTCACCCTGCCCAATCTCATCATCGTGGACGGCGGCAAGGGACAGCTCTCCTCCGCCACGAAGGAGCTCCAACGCCTGGGCCTGCATGAGGTGCCCATCATCGGGCTGGCCAAGGAGAATGAGGAAGTCTATCGCCCCGATGTGGAGCAACCGCTGCTGATCCCACATGATCGCGGTGCGCTGAAGCTGCTGCAGCGCATCCGCGATGAAGCCCACCGCTGGGCCAACGGCTACCACCAGTTGCTGCTCGGCCGCCGGGTCGAGGAAAGCATCCTGGATGACTGCCCGGGGGTGAGCCAGACCAGGAAGGCCAACCTGCTGCGGCACTTCGGCTCCGTGACGAGATTGCGCAAGGCGACCGTGGAAGAGATCGCCAAGGTTCAAGGAATCGGCAAGGGCCTGGCCGAGGAGATCGAGCGGTTCCTGAGGGAGCGCGGGTGA